From Paraburkholderia sabiae, a single genomic window includes:
- a CDS encoding sigma-54-dependent transcriptional regulator, protein MNTTCTTGASDRTVLCVASTPDEALAAFLADAGWQVVHARNTAAAEKLLDRGDIKVGLVTLPDDVTAQQLSAFEACMRHGEANWIAQIAPGQATDELTSRFILDYCFDFVTAPCLNDRLIFALGHAHGLSNLRRASFRPQPSLGAHGMVGHCEPMQKLYRRIEKCAQTDAPVFIAGESGTGKELTARAVHDGSTRAQQAFVAINCAAIPPTLLQAELFGHERGAFTGALQRKIGRIEHANSGTLFLDEIGDMPHECQAVLLRFLQEGTIERLGGNTPIKVDVRVISATHVNLEAAVKDGRFRADLYHRLCVLRLDEPPLRERGSDIRLLADYALSMYRQDGTHKIRGFSSGAVVALSNYDWPGNVRELINCVRRAVVMAEGRFITEGDLGLPEVSSPRTRTLAEIRTQAEIEAIEEALRRHGHNLSGAASELGVSRATLYRLMNANRMTPDANPMRPTRRGTGEGRTDGADGSSGSDNPDSTDDDEAGTHRTRAVAAVSAD, encoded by the coding sequence ATGAATACCACTTGCACAACCGGCGCTTCCGACCGCACCGTGCTTTGTGTGGCATCGACGCCCGATGAAGCGCTCGCAGCCTTCCTCGCCGACGCCGGATGGCAGGTCGTGCACGCCCGCAACACGGCGGCCGCCGAAAAGCTGCTCGATCGCGGCGACATCAAGGTCGGTCTCGTCACGCTGCCCGACGACGTGACGGCGCAGCAGCTATCGGCGTTCGAAGCCTGCATGCGTCACGGCGAAGCGAACTGGATCGCGCAGATCGCGCCGGGCCAGGCCACCGACGAACTCACAAGCCGCTTCATCCTCGATTACTGCTTCGACTTCGTCACCGCGCCCTGTCTGAACGACCGGCTGATCTTCGCGCTCGGCCACGCGCACGGCCTGTCGAATCTGCGGCGCGCGAGCTTCCGGCCGCAGCCGTCGCTCGGCGCGCACGGCATGGTCGGCCATTGCGAGCCGATGCAGAAGCTGTATCGGCGGATCGAGAAATGCGCGCAGACCGACGCGCCCGTGTTCATCGCGGGCGAATCGGGCACGGGCAAGGAACTGACGGCGCGCGCCGTGCACGACGGCTCGACGCGCGCGCAGCAGGCGTTCGTCGCGATCAATTGCGCGGCGATCCCGCCCACGTTGTTGCAGGCCGAACTGTTCGGCCATGAGCGCGGCGCGTTCACGGGCGCGCTGCAACGCAAGATCGGCCGGATCGAACATGCGAACAGCGGCACGCTGTTCCTCGACGAAATCGGCGATATGCCGCACGAATGCCAGGCCGTGCTGCTGCGCTTCCTGCAGGAAGGCACGATCGAGCGCCTGGGCGGCAATACGCCCATCAAGGTCGACGTGCGCGTCATTTCGGCGACGCACGTGAACCTCGAAGCCGCCGTGAAAGACGGCCGGTTCCGCGCCGACCTGTATCACCGTCTATGCGTGCTGCGGCTCGACGAACCGCCGCTGCGCGAACGCGGCAGCGACATCCGACTGCTCGCCGACTATGCGCTCAGCATGTATCGGCAGGACGGCACGCACAAGATTCGCGGCTTCTCGAGCGGCGCGGTGGTCGCGCTGTCGAATTACGACTGGCCGGGCAACGTGCGCGAGCTGATCAACTGCGTGCGGCGCGCCGTCGTGATGGCCGAAGGCCGCTTCATCACGGAAGGCGATCTCGGCTTGCCGGAAGTGTCGAGCCCGCGCACGCGGACGCTCGCGGAAATCCGCACGCAGGCGGAAATCGAGGCGATCGAAGAGGCGCTGCGGCGGCACGGGCACAATCTGTCGGGCGCGGCGTCGGAGCTAGGCGTGTCGCGCGCGACGCTCTACCGGTTGATGAACGCGAACCGCATGACGCCCGACGCGAACCCCATGCGCCCGACGAGGCGCGGCACCGGCGAAGGACGCACCGACGGCGCGGACGGCTCGTCCGGTTCGGACAACCCCGACAGCACCGACGACGACGAGGCGGGCACACACCGGACGCGCGCCGTCGCAGCGGTATCGGCGGACTAG